One part of the Arachidicoccus terrestris genome encodes these proteins:
- the xylE gene encoding D-xylose transporter XylE — MAFINTGGSTDTGIQQGSKFYIVLLTLVATFGGLLFGYDTAVVNGAEKSLVDFYITPMLDPANYGALTHPIITQYRILMVVVLLIVAVIISIQMFKLLGKKRGGIFTAVAIIGWAIWSWSFIGETIPTDSLAIQGMADTIKGFVIASALVGCVVGGAMAGMVSKSLGRRIGLFISAICFILSAIGSWRPELFNIFGTLDVFSFVIYRIIGGVGVGLASMISPMYIAEIAPAKTRGKLVSFNQFAIIFGMLVIYFVNYRIAAQGDEAWLIEIGWRWMFLSGVVPAGIFFIFLFFIPETPRFLALKGKESEALKVLEKIGGKSEAPQVLNAIKATLKDHSRPWLSYGSLIIIIGILLSVFQQFVGINVVLYYAGNIFRNMGSSTDASLLQTIIVGIVNLLFTVLAIFTVDKFGRKPLMIIGSLGMAISMIALGLSFYFNSVGIWALVFMLLYTAAFAMSWGPVCWVLLSEIFPNSIRGAMSIAVAVQWIANWVVSFTFPMMNDNIALVDKFHHGFAYWVYGIMSILSAIFVWRLVPETKGRSLEEIELFWKKRS; from the coding sequence ATGGCTTTCATAAATACGGGTGGTTCCACCGACACAGGAATACAACAGGGAAGTAAGTTTTATATCGTGCTGCTGACTCTTGTGGCCACATTTGGCGGACTGTTATTTGGGTATGATACAGCGGTGGTAAATGGCGCAGAAAAATCATTGGTGGATTTTTATATCACCCCGATGCTGGACCCCGCCAATTATGGAGCGTTGACCCATCCGATTATAACGCAGTATAGAATACTGATGGTGGTTGTTCTGCTGATTGTGGCAGTGATCATTTCCATTCAGATGTTTAAATTGCTGGGTAAAAAGCGCGGTGGTATTTTTACCGCAGTGGCAATAATTGGCTGGGCAATCTGGAGTTGGTCCTTTATTGGAGAAACCATTCCTACGGATAGCCTGGCTATCCAGGGAATGGCAGATACGATAAAAGGCTTTGTGATTGCCAGTGCTCTTGTTGGTTGTGTTGTGGGGGGGGCTATGGCTGGCATGGTTTCAAAAAGTCTTGGTCGAAGGATTGGGCTGTTTATTTCGGCAATTTGTTTTATATTGTCAGCAATAGGTTCTTGGAGGCCTGAGCTATTCAATATTTTTGGAACTTTGGATGTGTTCTCTTTTGTGATATACAGAATTATCGGAGGAGTTGGTGTAGGGCTCGCTTCCATGATTTCTCCGATGTATATCGCAGAGATTGCCCCAGCCAAGACGCGTGGGAAACTGGTTTCTTTTAATCAGTTCGCGATCATCTTTGGAATGCTGGTTATTTATTTTGTAAATTATCGAATCGCCGCACAAGGGGATGAAGCCTGGCTCATAGAGATCGGCTGGCGATGGATGTTCTTGTCAGGTGTTGTACCTGCAGGTATATTTTTTATATTTTTATTTTTTATCCCGGAAACCCCCAGATTCCTGGCGTTGAAAGGAAAGGAGTCTGAGGCTTTAAAAGTTCTGGAGAAAATTGGAGGTAAATCCGAAGCACCACAAGTATTAAATGCCATCAAGGCCACACTAAAAGACCACAGCCGCCCTTGGCTATCCTACGGGTCATTAATTATTATAATTGGTATTTTGCTTTCTGTTTTCCAGCAATTTGTCGGCATTAACGTTGTGCTCTACTATGCAGGTAATATCTTTCGCAATATGGGGTCCTCTACTGATGCTTCTTTATTGCAAACGATCATTGTAGGGATTGTTAACTTGTTATTTACGGTATTAGCCATTTTTACAGTGGATAAATTTGGTCGAAAGCCACTTATGATTATTGGTTCCCTTGGCATGGCCATTAGTATGATTGCATTGGGACTCTCTTTCTATTTTAATAGCGTAGGCATCTGGGCCCTGGTCTTTATGTTACTCTATACCGCAGCCTTTGCGATGAGCTGGGGGCCTGTGTGTTGGGTATTACTTTCAGAGATATTTCCAAATTCAATCAGAGGCGCAATGTCAATTGCCGTAGCAGTTCAATGGATCGCAAACTGGGTCGTATCCTTTACCTTCCCCATGATGAATGATAACATTGCACTGGTGGATAAATTCCATCACGGCTTTGCATACTGGGTATATGGGATAATGTCTATATTATCTGCCATTTTTGTATGGAGGCTTGTCCCCGAAACGAAAGGGCGTAGTTTGGAGGAAATAGAACTGTTCTGGAAAAAGAGGTCGTAA
- a CDS encoding SusC/RagA family TonB-linked outer membrane protein, translating into MNYLKISRLRIFSIIMMLILVQLCLSEKVAYAQTQAIKVTGTVYNESEITVPGASVLIKGTKQGVVTDENGKFTLNVNMGATLVISSLGFVTQEITVINNSPLSIELKPEETNTMDQVVVIGYGKQKKVDLTSAITTVDPKKMTEVPGGFSAVLQSDAPGVQINNGRIRVRGVGSINNTDPLFVVDGMIGGAMPDENNIASVQILKDAASCAIYGSRGANGVILITTKKGVTGPTTIEYNGYGGSKKISHNIDMLNGQQLAELINEEMYNQDPTRTDYLEALSNPPAIGKGYNMQDALLHTGSYQKHALSVSGGSQTAHFRLNGTYGTDKPVIIKDRSKDYSLQFLSDFTLGNLQIGENVKLSYNSRNWSDKNLIDAQKWSSTLPLYDPSNPTGFAGAGNGTDVESALANAYLNSNQSEGFSANGNLWLTYEFIPGLKYKFNLGVDVYRGRNQGYISKYSVGQYQNHDPDELNISTNQSNRVLYEHTLSYDRRFGKHDISAVVGITSEESNSKGLNGGARALPSSDLLILGLTQDANSKVVGSSVGQFAMYSMLGRVNYNYDSKYLLTLNFRRDGSGNFSENNRYGNFPSVSAGWRIGQEKFMKQFPFISDLKIRGSYGVLGNSDIPQYQYQNTVTFDHVWYYLNDVKVTGALPTNPSNPDVKWESQYSTDLGLDLSMFNNRFELNVDYYNKRTEDMLVNVPISYTAGYIDNFPTLNSGSIRNKGFELLATYRKTEGRFNYSISANLSTVKNEVLALGNNNEILAGTVNPGGENVTRTAVGSSIGEFWGYVTDGLYKSSEQLTADKAFAPSASLGDIRFKDLNHDGALNEQDKAFIGSPIPSFSYGFNLSLAYKTNFGSFDLSTMWQGTQGNEIYNNGKSWGEGMYHYYNDYATVLNRYRAEEITFVNPVSNVTTVYPKNVNTNIPRAILGDPNHNLRASDRFIEDGSYLRLKSLTIGYRLPSELTQRMKIKSLRFYIGGKNLLTFTNYTGYDPEVGADNAKYNLYRGIDELTPWGLTFPNNKEVFIGAQITF; encoded by the coding sequence ATGAATTATTTAAAAATTTCTAGACTACGGATTTTCAGCATTATAATGATGTTGATATTAGTCCAGCTATGCCTTTCAGAGAAAGTCGCATATGCTCAAACGCAGGCCATCAAGGTGACCGGAACGGTTTATAATGAAAGTGAAATTACTGTACCAGGCGCTTCTGTTTTAATAAAGGGTACAAAGCAAGGTGTGGTGACTGATGAAAATGGAAAGTTTACATTGAATGTCAATATGGGCGCTACCCTGGTTATCAGCTCATTGGGATTTGTTACACAGGAAATTACAGTAATAAACAATTCACCACTTTCCATAGAATTAAAACCAGAAGAAACTAATACAATGGATCAGGTCGTTGTCATTGGATATGGAAAACAGAAAAAGGTAGATTTGACATCTGCAATTACAACTGTTGATCCTAAAAAAATGACGGAAGTGCCAGGAGGCTTTTCCGCAGTACTTCAAAGCGATGCGCCCGGGGTTCAAATTAATAATGGCCGTATACGTGTTAGAGGTGTCGGTTCCATTAATAATACAGATCCGCTATTTGTGGTCGATGGTATGATTGGCGGAGCGATGCCTGATGAAAACAATATTGCCAGTGTTCAGATTTTGAAGGACGCTGCGTCATGTGCCATTTATGGATCAAGAGGTGCAAACGGGGTTATTTTAATCACAACAAAAAAAGGAGTGACCGGACCTACTACTATTGAATACAATGGTTATGGTGGATCTAAAAAGATCTCGCATAATATTGATATGTTAAATGGCCAGCAATTAGCTGAATTGATTAATGAAGAAATGTATAATCAAGATCCTACAAGAACTGATTATCTGGAAGCGCTTTCAAATCCGCCTGCTATAGGCAAAGGTTATAATATGCAGGATGCATTATTGCATACTGGTAGTTATCAAAAACATGCATTATCTGTCAGTGGTGGATCTCAGACTGCTCATTTTAGATTGAATGGTACGTATGGTACTGATAAGCCCGTCATTATAAAAGACAGGTCAAAAGACTATAGCTTGCAATTTCTTTCTGACTTTACTTTGGGTAATTTACAAATTGGAGAAAATGTTAAGTTAAGTTATAATTCCAGAAACTGGAGTGATAAGAATCTTATTGATGCACAAAAATGGTCTTCAACACTTCCGTTATACGATCCCAGTAATCCTACTGGATTCGCCGGTGCAGGAAATGGTACAGATGTGGAAAGCGCCTTAGCGAACGCTTATTTAAATTCGAACCAGTCTGAAGGATTCAGTGCTAATGGTAATCTTTGGTTGACCTATGAGTTTATACCTGGGCTGAAGTACAAATTTAATTTGGGTGTTGACGTTTATCGTGGCAGAAATCAGGGATATATTTCTAAGTATTCTGTCGGCCAATACCAAAACCATGATCCTGATGAGCTCAATATCTCTACCAACCAGAGCAACCGGGTGCTTTATGAACATACTTTGTCTTATGATCGCAGATTTGGAAAACACGACATCAGTGCCGTCGTTGGTATAACTTCTGAGGAGTCAAATTCTAAAGGTCTTAATGGTGGCGCTAGAGCCTTACCAAGTTCTGATTTGTTAATCCTGGGTTTGACACAAGATGCTAATTCAAAAGTAGTTGGTTCTTCCGTGGGTCAATTTGCAATGTACTCCATGTTGGGCAGAGTCAACTATAATTATGACAGTAAGTATTTATTAACACTTAATTTCAGACGTGATGGTTCTGGCAATTTTAGTGAAAATAACCGGTATGGTAATTTTCCTTCCGTTTCCGCAGGTTGGAGGATTGGTCAGGAAAAGTTTATGAAACAGTTTCCATTTATAAGTGATTTAAAAATTAGAGGTAGCTATGGGGTGCTGGGAAATTCTGACATTCCTCAATATCAATATCAGAATACGGTTACTTTTGATCACGTATGGTATTATCTAAATGACGTGAAGGTTACTGGTGCACTTCCAACAAATCCTTCAAATCCAGATGTGAAATGGGAATCACAATATTCAACGGATCTTGGTCTAGATCTGTCGATGTTTAATAACAGGTTCGAATTGAATGTAGATTATTACAATAAGCGGACAGAAGATATGCTGGTTAACGTGCCCATCTCTTATACAGCGGGCTATATTGATAATTTTCCCACATTAAACTCTGGTAGTATCAGAAATAAAGGGTTTGAATTATTGGCAACTTATAGAAAGACAGAAGGTAGATTTAATTACTCCATTTCTGCTAACCTTTCTACTGTTAAAAATGAGGTGCTGGCACTGGGAAACAATAATGAAATTTTGGCAGGAACGGTTAACCCAGGTGGAGAAAATGTCACCAGGACCGCGGTTGGATCTTCCATTGGAGAATTCTGGGGCTATGTAACAGATGGTCTGTATAAATCTTCAGAACAGCTTACTGCTGACAAGGCTTTCGCACCAAGCGCTTCCTTAGGTGATATACGCTTTAAAGACCTAAATCATGATGGAGCGTTAAATGAACAAGATAAAGCATTTATTGGTAGCCCCATACCTTCTTTCAGCTATGGTTTTAACCTGAGTCTGGCTTATAAAACTAATTTTGGCTCATTTGATCTTTCCACAATGTGGCAGGGAACACAAGGTAATGAAATCTATAATAATGGTAAGTCTTGGGGTGAAGGAATGTATCATTATTATAATGATTATGCTACCGTCCTGAATCGTTACCGTGCAGAAGAAATTACTTTTGTTAATCCCGTTTCTAATGTTACAACGGTTTACCCGAAAAATGTAAATACAAATATACCGAGAGCGATACTTGGAGACCCTAATCATAACCTTCGTGCCTCAGACAGGTTTATTGAAGATGGTTCTTATTTAAGATTAAAATCACTGACAATTGGATACAGGCTTCCTTCAGAATTAACACAAAGAATGAAGATTAAAAGCTTGCGGTTCTATATTGGTGGTAAGAACCTGCTGACATTTACAAATTATACGGGTTATGATCCAGAAGTAGGTGCCGACAATGCGAAGTACAATTTGTATAGAGGCATTGATGAATTGACTCCTTGGGGGCTTACATTCCCCAATAACAAAGAGGTGTTCATTGGTGCTCAAATAACATTTTAG
- a CDS encoding LacI family DNA-binding transcriptional regulator, whose amino-acid sequence MQKEITIYDIAERLSVSATTVSRALSDNPRINKKTREKVHALAQELGYRHNTLAANLRKQQTKTIGVILHEVNSFFATSVLAGIEHVTTPENFDILITHSAETADREKANIKNLLNKRVDGIIVSLAMHSHDIEHFSPVFEREVPLVFFDRVLQGAECTKVVIDNFQGGYDATKHLISQGCKRIAHITGDLDLNVYLDRYNGYQKALKDQKVKFDKNLVKVCGLNKAETTQAVTEMLEQKPDAFFIPSDFAAAVCMEILRNKGLRIPQDIAVFGFNNDMLSDLITPKLSTIDYPGFLMGEMAAKTLIEQIKLRRKNKNVKDHTIVIPTEIILRESSVRKKANNPVTKKKN is encoded by the coding sequence ATGCAAAAAGAAATAACCATTTATGACATTGCCGAACGCCTGAGCGTCTCTGCTACCACAGTAAGTCGGGCATTAAGTGACAATCCCCGAATCAATAAGAAAACCAGAGAGAAGGTCCATGCGCTGGCCCAGGAACTAGGCTACCGGCATAACACGCTGGCCGCAAATCTCAGAAAACAACAAACAAAAACCATTGGCGTCATATTGCATGAGGTCAACAGTTTCTTTGCCACTTCTGTGTTGGCGGGCATTGAGCACGTCACCACACCGGAAAACTTTGATATTCTGATTACCCACTCTGCAGAAACCGCGGATCGGGAAAAAGCCAATATCAAGAACCTGCTCAATAAAAGAGTGGATGGCATTATTGTATCACTGGCCATGCACTCCCATGATATTGAACACTTTTCTCCTGTTTTTGAAAGAGAAGTTCCACTGGTGTTTTTTGACCGTGTACTCCAAGGCGCTGAATGCACCAAGGTCGTAATCGATAATTTTCAGGGAGGGTACGATGCCACGAAGCATCTCATTAGTCAGGGATGTAAACGTATTGCCCATATTACAGGAGACCTGGATCTCAACGTATATTTGGATCGTTATAACGGTTATCAAAAGGCATTGAAAGACCAAAAGGTTAAATTTGACAAAAACCTGGTTAAAGTCTGTGGATTGAACAAAGCTGAGACAACACAGGCTGTAACAGAAATGTTAGAACAAAAACCCGACGCATTCTTTATCCCAAGTGACTTTGCAGCAGCCGTTTGTATGGAAATACTACGCAATAAAGGCCTTCGGATTCCGCAAGATATCGCCGTCTTTGGTTTTAACAACGATATGTTAAGTGATCTGATCACCCCTAAGTTATCGACTATTGACTATCCGGGATTTCTAATGGGAGAGATGGCTGCAAAAACCCTCATTGAACAAATCAAACTACGACGCAAAAATAAAAATGTAAAGGATCATACTATTGTAATTCCAACGGAAATCATTTTGCGGGAATCTTCTGTACGTAAAAAAGCAAACAACCCCGTTACAAAAAAGAAAAACTGA
- a CDS encoding RagB/SusD family nutrient uptake outer membrane protein, which produces MKKNRFLIGAFALLVIAIPGCKPNLDLINPQELSKNTYYKTPADLEAAVIPAYQALIGKVQGGYARSFYYNLLAPGDDFNHTFKWEPMYQDTYNTPSSDGLISGSWKDMWNGVFAANTAIAAITGYTGEIPEAQKSRLLGESYFLRGLLYMHLCELFGETVPLIDHPTLSQDDYYPTNAKKGEIYALIISDFQKATELLPVKSVMNADAAHMGRATKGAAEAYLAKAYMYRPILEVGQKAQFDKAEIELKKVIDSKEYSLMPYFRDNFDEAHENNAESVFEVQLHNGPGWLGDDMSDSWRWQEIGMFDGTGGAWWNLAPNKKTYDEFENGDPRKFMTLWCDGGAKYTQVDGTVTDYAYWMAHLATNKDLYGMRKYCPDVQVADFDDGINDRLMRYSGVLLLYAECLNENGKPEEAKKYINMVRNRANNIVPTEQPQLWYQHAKGTIPDVDGLLAENITINGIKMNSIKNIIQHERYVELCGEYDRYFDLLRWGMADAAWLAPLKAIGWTEKAMYYPFPQVELDNNKSLEGNAMNH; this is translated from the coding sequence ATGAAAAAGAATCGATTTTTAATAGGTGCATTTGCACTGTTAGTAATAGCAATACCTGGTTGTAAACCTAATCTTGATCTTATTAATCCGCAGGAACTCTCAAAAAATACATATTATAAAACCCCTGCAGACCTTGAAGCGGCCGTCATCCCTGCATACCAGGCATTAATTGGTAAAGTCCAAGGTGGGTATGCCAGATCCTTCTATTATAATTTACTGGCACCGGGAGATGATTTCAATCACACTTTTAAGTGGGAACCTATGTATCAGGATACTTATAATACGCCGTCTAGTGATGGGTTGATATCGGGTTCCTGGAAAGACATGTGGAACGGAGTATTTGCGGCGAATACCGCTATTGCCGCTATTACCGGATATACCGGAGAAATACCTGAAGCGCAAAAAAGCCGTCTATTGGGAGAGTCTTATTTCTTAAGGGGATTGTTATACATGCATCTTTGTGAATTATTTGGTGAAACTGTTCCGTTGATAGACCATCCGACACTTTCCCAAGATGATTATTACCCGACAAATGCCAAGAAAGGTGAAATCTATGCATTAATCATTAGTGATTTTCAAAAGGCTACTGAACTTTTGCCGGTCAAAAGTGTAATGAATGCGGACGCAGCACATATGGGCAGGGCAACTAAAGGGGCTGCTGAGGCCTATTTGGCTAAAGCCTATATGTATAGACCCATTTTGGAAGTAGGGCAGAAAGCTCAGTTTGATAAAGCCGAAATTGAGCTGAAAAAGGTAATTGATAGCAAGGAATATTCCTTGATGCCCTATTTCAGGGACAATTTTGACGAGGCGCACGAAAATAACGCGGAATCAGTCTTTGAGGTACAATTACATAATGGTCCCGGTTGGTTAGGTGATGATATGTCTGACTCCTGGCGCTGGCAGGAAATTGGTATGTTTGACGGTACAGGTGGTGCATGGTGGAATCTCGCTCCAAACAAGAAAACCTATGATGAGTTTGAAAATGGGGATCCCCGGAAGTTCATGACGCTTTGGTGTGATGGAGGTGCAAAGTATACGCAAGTTGACGGCACTGTTACCGATTATGCATATTGGATGGCGCATTTAGCTACGAATAAAGATCTATATGGAATGCGTAAATATTGTCCTGATGTGCAGGTCGCTGATTTTGATGATGGTATTAATGACAGGTTGATGCGGTATTCTGGTGTTCTGTTATTGTATGCTGAGTGTCTGAATGAAAATGGAAAGCCAGAGGAAGCAAAAAAGTACATTAACATGGTAAGGAACAGAGCTAATAATATAGTTCCGACGGAACAACCACAGTTATGGTACCAACATGCTAAAGGCACTATTCCAGACGTGGATGGATTATTAGCAGAGAATATTACAATTAATGGTATAAAAATGAATAGTATTAAAAATATCATTCAACATGAGAGATATGTAGAGTTGTGCGGTGAATATGACCGTTATTTTGATCTTTTACGTTGGGGTATGGCAGATGCGGCTTGGTTAGCTCCATTGAAGGCAATTGGATGGACTGAAAAAGCCATGTATTATCCTTTTCCACAAGTTGAGTTGGATAATAACAAATCGCTTGAAGGTAATGCGATGAATCATTAA
- the xylA gene encoding xylose isomerase codes for MSIITGDKEFFKGVGQIKFEGRDSKNPLAFRWYEADRVVRGKSMKEWLRFACAYWHSFNGDGSDPFGGRTHFFPWDTNSDPLQRAKDKMDAAFEFMTKVNLPYYCFHDVDLIDHTNDVVENEKRMSQITDYAKEKQAASGVELLWGTANLFSHTRYMNGAATNPDFHVLAHGGAQVKSALDATIKLGGANYVFWGGREGYMSLLNTNMKREQEHLAKFLHVAKDYARAAGFTGTFLIEPKPCEPTKHQYDYDAATVIGFLEHFGLQNDFKLNLEVNHATLAGHTFQHEVQVAAQAGLLGSMDANRGDYQNGWDTDQFPTNVNELVETLLIILEAGGFDKGGINFDAKIRRNSTDPADLFYAHIGGMDTFARALVVADDILEHSDFAKLRKERYASFDKGAGADFEAGKLDLEALRDYAAANGEPAIISGQQELYENIINQYI; via the coding sequence ATGTCAATTATTACTGGAGACAAAGAGTTCTTTAAAGGTGTCGGACAAATAAAGTTCGAAGGACGTGATTCAAAAAATCCACTTGCATTTAGGTGGTACGAAGCTGATAGGGTGGTAAGAGGTAAGTCCATGAAGGAGTGGTTACGCTTTGCTTGTGCATACTGGCACTCTTTTAATGGAGATGGCTCAGATCCATTTGGTGGAAGGACGCATTTTTTCCCATGGGATACCAATAGTGATCCACTGCAGCGTGCTAAAGATAAAATGGATGCCGCATTTGAGTTTATGACTAAGGTGAATTTGCCTTATTATTGTTTCCATGATGTGGATCTGATCGACCATACGAATGATGTGGTTGAAAATGAAAAGCGTATGTCTCAGATTACGGACTATGCCAAAGAAAAACAGGCGGCTAGCGGTGTTGAATTGCTTTGGGGAACAGCCAATTTGTTTTCGCATACCCGTTATATGAATGGAGCAGCGACCAATCCTGATTTTCATGTACTGGCCCATGGCGGAGCTCAGGTGAAGTCTGCTTTAGATGCTACGATCAAGCTGGGAGGTGCGAATTATGTATTTTGGGGTGGCAGAGAAGGCTATATGAGTCTCCTGAATACCAATATGAAAAGAGAGCAGGAACACTTGGCTAAGTTCCTTCATGTGGCGAAGGACTATGCACGCGCAGCTGGTTTTACCGGTACCTTCCTAATAGAACCTAAACCATGTGAACCGACTAAACATCAATATGATTATGATGCGGCAACCGTGATTGGGTTTTTAGAGCATTTTGGACTTCAAAATGACTTTAAATTAAACCTGGAGGTGAACCATGCCACACTGGCTGGTCATACCTTCCAACACGAAGTTCAGGTTGCGGCACAGGCTGGCTTATTGGGTTCCATGGATGCAAACAGAGGGGATTATCAAAATGGCTGGGATACTGATCAGTTTCCAACGAATGTAAATGAACTGGTTGAAACATTATTGATTATCCTGGAAGCAGGCGGCTTTGATAAAGGTGGGATTAACTTTGATGCAAAAATCAGAAGAAATTCAACAGATCCTGCAGATTTATTCTATGCACATATTGGAGGTATGGATACTTTTGCAAGAGCTTTAGTGGTCGCAGATGATATTTTAGAACATTCTGACTTTGCAAAACTTCGAAAAGAACGTTATGCTTCATTTGATAAGGGGGCTGGTGCGGATTTTGAGGCTGGCAAACTGGATCTCGAGGCATTACGCGATTATGCGGCAGCAAACGGTGAGCCTGCTATCATCAGTGGACAGCAGGAATTGTATGAAAACATCATCAATCAATATATCTAG
- a CDS encoding xylulokinase — protein sequence MLLLGIDLGTSSIKVSVVDADTRRSVASISYPADTEREIQSPEHGWAEQDPELWWSDVKNAIQQLLSTPQFNPKEIVAIGITYQMHGLVIVDKAGKVLRPSIIWCDGRAIDVGNAARKQLSDSYCLTQLLNFPGNFTAAKLGWVKAHEPEIYEQVYKMMLPGDYIAMRLTGQITASPSMLSEGVFWDFKKEEISDALLNAMGLDKSLLADVQPVFSNHGVLLEAVAAELGLQPGIPISYKAGDQPNNALSLGVLEPGEIATTAGTSGVIYAVTDQRYFDPLSRVNTFAHVNHGKDHRRLGILLCINGTGISNRWIKQMTDPGLSYGQMDDLAYATPVGAKGLLFLPFGNGSERVLCNAYLGAHMENIDLNTHHKPHLYRAVHEGIAFSFRYGLDIMREGGTAAKIVKAGKANMFLNKTFIQAFVNVTGLTLELYNTDGSVGAALGAGIGQGYYGSPNEAFEKLEKLEVFVPDPRLVASYEKIYQDWKTLLETKLEKNNIHS from the coding sequence ATGCTTTTACTTGGAATTGACTTAGGGACATCTTCTATTAAGGTGTCCGTTGTGGATGCCGACACACGAAGATCAGTGGCATCTATAAGTTACCCTGCTGATACGGAACGAGAGATTCAATCTCCTGAACATGGCTGGGCAGAACAGGATCCGGAATTATGGTGGAGCGATGTTAAAAATGCGATTCAACAGCTCCTAAGCACTCCACAATTTAATCCAAAAGAGATTGTAGCAATTGGGATTACATATCAGATGCATGGACTGGTAATCGTGGATAAGGCCGGCAAAGTATTGCGTCCATCAATTATATGGTGTGACGGCAGAGCTATTGATGTGGGCAATGCAGCTCGCAAGCAGCTGAGTGATAGCTATTGTTTGACTCAACTACTTAATTTTCCGGGGAATTTTACGGCGGCCAAATTGGGATGGGTCAAGGCTCATGAACCTGAAATTTATGAACAAGTCTATAAAATGATGTTACCTGGCGATTATATCGCCATGCGCTTAACCGGACAAATCACCGCAAGTCCTTCTATGCTCTCTGAGGGTGTTTTCTGGGATTTCAAGAAGGAAGAGATCTCGGATGCATTGCTTAATGCGATGGGTTTGGATAAATCGCTGCTCGCGGATGTTCAACCGGTTTTTTCGAATCACGGCGTCTTGCTGGAAGCAGTTGCAGCAGAACTGGGACTGCAACCAGGGATTCCTATTAGTTATAAGGCAGGAGATCAGCCTAATAATGCATTATCGCTGGGTGTATTGGAACCGGGGGAAATCGCCACCACAGCCGGGACAAGTGGTGTAATTTATGCGGTAACAGATCAGCGTTATTTTGACCCTCTTTCACGGGTGAACACATTTGCTCATGTAAATCATGGGAAGGATCATCGAAGACTTGGTATTTTACTTTGTATTAATGGTACCGGTATCAGTAACCGTTGGATTAAACAAATGACTGATCCTGGACTGTCTTATGGGCAAATGGATGACTTGGCATATGCGACCCCTGTCGGGGCTAAAGGATTATTATTCCTCCCCTTTGGTAATGGTTCTGAACGGGTGCTTTGTAATGCATATTTGGGGGCGCATATGGAAAATATTGATTTAAATACGCATCATAAACCTCATTTATATCGTGCAGTCCATGAAGGTATTGCCTTTTCTTTTAGATATGGATTGGATATTATGCGGGAAGGTGGAACGGCTGCTAAAATTGTTAAAGCAGGAAAGGCTAATATGTTTCTGAATAAAACTTTTATTCAGGCATTTGTCAACGTAACTGGCCTTACTTTAGAGTTATATAATACAGATGGTTCCGTCGGTGCGGCATTAGGTGCCGGTATCGGTCAGGGATATTATGGGTCTCCTAATGAAGCCTTTGAAAAGTTGGAGAAACTGGAAGTCTTTGTACCCGATCCCCGGTTGGTGGCTAGCTACGAAAAGATTTATCAGGATTGGAAAACGCTGCTGGAAACAAAACTTGAAAAAAATAATATTCATTCATAA